In one window of candidate division WOR-3 bacterium DNA:
- a CDS encoding metal ABC transporter ATP-binding protein, translating into MITPAIVIKDVTVSYYEHIALRNISLTVNPGEFVGIIGPNGAGKTTLLTVVNGLGRLHAGTVYLFGEKITRGNIHRWRRTIGYVPQQLRLDPRVPFAVWDAVLIGAYGKLGLFQPVGKKEQNRAEELLNFFHISHLRNRPVGQISGGEMQKVALARALLPEPKILLLDEPTANLDPPSVQEIVDLLTTIYQQFHLTILMVTHLIEHLPAPCQRFVLMKDSRIIFDGPRCTALEPAWQQKVFGNG; encoded by the coding sequence GTGATAACACCGGCGATTGTCATCAAAGATGTCACCGTCAGTTACTATGAACACATCGCCCTGCGCAACATCTCGCTCACCGTCAACCCGGGCGAATTTGTCGGTATCATTGGGCCCAACGGCGCCGGTAAAACCACCCTCTTGACCGTTGTCAACGGTCTCGGCCGTTTGCACGCCGGCACCGTTTATTTGTTCGGCGAAAAAATTACCCGCGGCAACATCCACCGCTGGCGCCGGACGATAGGATATGTGCCCCAGCAACTGCGCCTTGACCCGCGCGTACCCTTTGCGGTCTGGGATGCGGTCCTCATCGGTGCCTATGGCAAACTGGGGCTTTTCCAGCCGGTGGGCAAAAAGGAGCAAAATCGGGCTGAAGAACTACTCAACTTCTTTCACATCAGCCACCTGCGCAATCGGCCCGTGGGTCAGATTTCAGGTGGTGAAATGCAAAAAGTCGCCCTGGCACGGGCACTTTTGCCGGAACCGAAAATCCTCCTCCTTGACGAGCCCACCGCAAACCTTGACCCGCCTTCGGTGCAGGAAATTGTCGACCTCCTGACCACAATTTACCAGCAGTTCCACCTCACCATTCTGATGGTCACCCATCTGATTGAACACCTGCCGGCGCCCTGCCAGCGTTTCGTCCTGATGAAAGACAGCCGCATCATCTTTGATGGTCCCCGCTGCACCGCGCTGGAACCGGCGTGGCAACAAAAGGTGTTTGGCAATGGTTGA
- a CDS encoding TonB-dependent receptor, translating into MKLTLIIISLLCGVLNAAPGDSVVLTLPEVVITAERVPHHIHDIAASVSVVTGEQLRSSGARTATDGLGMLPGVFVQRTGQFGRTDIDIRGVGDKGTQIAVLIDGRPEKMSLFGCTVTQTLPLNNVERIELVRGPLSALYGSDALGGVINIITRKATKPLDLNAQLAYGSFKTFQSRLSAGTRWQNGHTLISFAKDISQGHLPNSQYNGNDIALRSGYDFSPAFGLEFSGKYFTGVKHEPQKATDPETLVATGWNQYSRGGLDLTLDLRQKINGIVKLYRNFGEHQFDPKDGWHSTDYTNGVLCHLHHRFAFNNLFQGGVEFKKLGGTWIKSDTSKPSWSRNQFDIFLADEQTIGPLIATLGARFARDNISGNAFAPKFGCVGKTPFGTALRLNINKGFRFPPFNYTSIFPPKNAELLPEITWNYELGLSQEIAPILKLDIAGFILKGDNLIELAPNPTPPPPVKFQNKGAFLFKGIETALELNYRFITLSGTATVNDFGVHTRARPGQKFNFALSLHPGRFSGTIHFNAVGRYYADDSSKSPIPSYQTVDLRLRYRLLKQLHISAAVENIFNRNYQAFASLPDESATGLYQMPGRAWTIGIDFNN; encoded by the coding sequence ATGAAACTCACCTTAATAATCATCAGCCTACTATGCGGTGTACTAAATGCGGCACCGGGCGATTCCGTGGTGTTGACCCTACCTGAGGTTGTCATCACCGCAGAACGGGTGCCCCATCACATCCACGACATTGCGGCATCGGTCAGTGTCGTAACTGGGGAACAGTTGCGTTCCTCTGGTGCCCGCACCGCCACCGATGGCCTTGGTATGTTGCCCGGCGTCTTTGTCCAGCGCACGGGCCAGTTTGGCAGAACCGACATCGACATCCGAGGCGTTGGGGATAAAGGCACCCAGATTGCGGTCTTGATTGATGGCCGACCCGAAAAGATGTCGCTCTTCGGCTGCACCGTTACCCAAACCCTGCCTTTGAACAATGTGGAACGGATTGAACTGGTGCGTGGTCCGCTTTCGGCACTCTACGGCTCTGATGCTTTGGGCGGCGTCATCAACATCATTACCCGCAAAGCCACCAAACCGCTTGACCTCAACGCCCAGCTTGCTTACGGCTCATTTAAAACATTCCAATCACGCCTCAGTGCGGGCACCCGATGGCAAAATGGCCACACCCTCATCTCCTTTGCTAAAGACATCTCTCAGGGTCATCTGCCCAACTCCCAGTACAACGGCAACGACATCGCGCTCCGCTCTGGTTACGACTTCTCTCCAGCATTCGGCTTGGAGTTCAGCGGCAAGTACTTCACCGGCGTCAAACACGAGCCCCAAAAAGCAACCGACCCTGAAACATTAGTCGCAACCGGCTGGAACCAGTATAGCCGCGGCGGGCTTGACTTAACCCTTGACCTCCGGCAGAAGATAAATGGCATCGTCAAACTGTACCGCAACTTTGGCGAACATCAGTTCGACCCGAAAGACGGCTGGCACTCAACCGATTACACCAACGGCGTGCTCTGCCACCTGCACCACCGGTTTGCCTTCAACAATCTCTTCCAGGGTGGAGTTGAGTTTAAAAAACTCGGCGGCACCTGGATTAAATCAGACACCAGTAAACCATCCTGGTCCCGGAATCAGTTTGACATCTTCCTTGCTGATGAACAGACCATCGGGCCGCTCATTGCAACTCTTGGTGCCCGCTTTGCGCGTGACAACATCTCGGGCAACGCCTTTGCCCCCAAGTTCGGCTGTGTGGGCAAAACCCCCTTTGGCACCGCGCTGCGCCTCAATATCAACAAAGGGTTTCGCTTCCCACCCTTCAACTACACCAGCATCTTCCCGCCCAAAAATGCCGAACTACTGCCGGAAATTACCTGGAACTATGAACTGGGCTTGAGCCAGGAGATTGCTCCAATTCTCAAACTGGACATCGCCGGCTTCATCCTTAAAGGCGACAATCTGATTGAACTCGCCCCAAATCCGACACCGCCGCCCCCGGTTAAGTTTCAGAACAAAGGTGCGTTCCTATTCAAGGGAATTGAAACAGCGCTTGAGTTGAACTACCGCTTTATCACCCTGAGCGGAACCGCAACGGTCAACGACTTCGGCGTCCACACCAGAGCCCGGCCCGGCCAAAAATTTAACTTTGCCCTTTCCCTGCATCCGGGCAGATTCTCCGGCACAATCCATTTCAACGCCGTTGGCCGCTACTACGCCGATGACTCAAGCAAGAGCCCCATCCCTTCGTACCAGACCGTTGACCTTCGCTTACGCTATCGGCTCTTAAAGCAACTTCACATCTCAGCCGCAGTAGAAAACATCTTCAACCGCAACTATCAGGCGTTCGCCAGTTTACCGGACGAGTCCGCAACTGGACTTTATCAGATGCCCGGTCGCGCCTGGACAATAGGCATTGACTTCAACAATTGA
- a CDS encoding zinc ABC transporter substrate-binding protein: MKHTLTLLILLALLIPACQPQPGKRQLKVVASTALIGAIVQTVGDGKVQVTTIAPAGMCPGHFDLQPQSIAAAQEAQLLLYHGWEGWMNKLKEEIKNPAGNWIVVQTRGNWMVPPVQKKATDELTALLIKTAPADSAFFEKNRQRYLLQIDSVASVLNTMFADKNLPRVLASEHQAEFLRWLGFRVVGTYERAEQFTAQELSRLARVMVDSAVGLVVDNLQSGPDAGKPLAEAAGVRHVTLSNFPLEGDYLKTVLENGNRLLKVIE, from the coding sequence ATGAAACACACCCTTACCTTACTTATCCTCCTTGCGCTGCTTATCCCCGCCTGCCAGCCCCAGCCTGGCAAACGGCAGTTAAAGGTCGTGGCATCAACCGCACTCATCGGTGCCATTGTCCAAACCGTTGGTGATGGCAAAGTCCAGGTCACGACAATCGCTCCCGCAGGAATGTGTCCGGGCCACTTTGACCTCCAGCCCCAGTCAATCGCTGCCGCTCAGGAGGCGCAACTCCTCCTCTATCACGGCTGGGAAGGCTGGATGAACAAACTAAAAGAGGAAATAAAAAATCCCGCTGGAAACTGGATTGTTGTTCAAACCCGGGGCAACTGGATGGTGCCACCGGTCCAAAAAAAGGCGACCGATGAACTGACCGCGCTCCTCATCAAAACCGCACCTGCCGATAGTGCCTTCTTTGAAAAAAATCGCCAGCGCTACCTGTTGCAGATTGACTCGGTCGCAAGCGTCCTCAATACGATGTTCGCGGACAAAAACCTGCCCCGGGTCCTAGCCAGCGAACATCAGGCGGAATTTCTCCGCTGGCTGGGATTCCGGGTTGTCGGCACCTATGAACGGGCAGAACAGTTCACCGCCCAGGAACTTTCCCGTCTTGCCCGGGTGATGGTTGATTCTGCTGTGGGCTTGGTTGTTGACAACCTCCAGTCCGGACCGGATGCCGGCAAACCGCTTGCCGAAGCGGCTGGGGTCCGGCATGTCACCCTGTCCAACTTTCCTCTTGAAGGCGACTACCTCAAAACCGTGCTTGAAAACGGCAATCGCCTGCTTAAAGTTATTGAGTGA
- a CDS encoding metal ABC transporter permease codes for MVEWQIFTRPLIAALLGGIVCGIIGVWVVLLNIPFVGVAMSHAAFAGAILGLLLGIDPLGTGILFCLLTALLIGPIAEKADFEPGVALGVIFSLMLGLAFLGIGLLKGPRTEAFKFIWGNILLVSRRDIIILGVLCLAVLGFLFAFAKEIRAVLFNREIARAVGIPERAIFFALILLTGIAVTVNLNTVGGLLVFSLVVSPSSAAYQLTYRLRTMYLLSVIFAVGACLIGLFLSYLFNLPTGASIICIASIIFGAALLFSPKRRRKLPLSSAN; via the coding sequence ATGGTTGAGTGGCAAATCTTTACGCGGCCCTTGATTGCCGCCCTGCTCGGTGGTATTGTCTGTGGCATCATCGGCGTCTGGGTCGTGCTCTTAAACATCCCGTTTGTCGGTGTGGCGATGTCCCATGCGGCGTTTGCCGGCGCGATACTGGGCTTACTCCTCGGCATCGACCCGCTCGGCACCGGCATCCTGTTCTGCCTCCTTACCGCATTACTGATTGGTCCCATCGCCGAAAAGGCGGACTTTGAGCCCGGGGTTGCTTTGGGCGTGATATTCTCCCTGATGCTCGGGCTTGCCTTTCTCGGTATCGGGCTCTTAAAAGGACCACGCACCGAAGCCTTCAAATTCATCTGGGGCAACATCCTTCTCGTCTCCCGCCGCGACATCATCATCCTTGGCGTTCTTTGCCTTGCCGTGCTTGGCTTCCTCTTCGCCTTCGCCAAAGAAATCCGGGCGGTGCTCTTCAACCGCGAAATCGCCCGTGCCGTAGGCATCCCGGAAAGGGCAATCTTCTTTGCCCTCATCCTTTTGACCGGCATTGCGGTCACCGTCAACCTCAACACCGTGGGTGGCTTACTCGTGTTCAGCCTCGTTGTCAGCCCATCATCTGCCGCCTATCAACTCACCTACCGCCTGCGCACGATGTATCTACTCTCGGTAATCTTTGCGGTGGGCGCCTGCCTTATTGGACTTTTTCTCTCCTACCTGTTCAACCTGCCCACCGGTGCCTCAATCATCTGCATCGCCAGTATCATCTTCGGCGCTGCGCTCCTCTTCTCACCCAAACGCCGCCGCAAACTTCCGCTATCGTCCGCAAATTAA
- a CDS encoding phosphoribosylaminoimidazolecarboxamide formyltransferase, producing MTLDEIKLRYGTNPHQKSARIFLPEGKLPLKIVNGEPSYINIIDALNSWQLVRELKQLTNIPAAASFKHTSPAGAAIGKPLSPELKKSLFVFDIELSPLAAAYARARGADRMATFGDWAAFSDPVDITTAQLLAGEVSDGCIAPDYQPEALAILKQKKNGKYPVLQIDPDYNPPPLEIRQLFGIYLEQERNNAPIDETLLQNVVTREKNIPEQTRIDLLLALITLKYTQSNSVVLTYDGQVVGVGAGQQSRIHCTRLACAKADKWFLRLHPRILNLKFLKGTTRAEKATAIDILLEETATPEELQPFLALLAEPPQPFTWEEKRSWLANFSGICLGSDGFIPFRDNLDRAARSNVRYVIQPGGSTRDQTIIDAADQYRMVMVFTNLRLFYH from the coding sequence ATTACCTTGGACGAAATCAAACTCCGTTACGGCACCAACCCTCATCAGAAATCGGCGCGCATCTTCCTGCCCGAAGGCAAACTACCGCTCAAAATCGTCAACGGCGAACCCAGTTACATCAACATCATCGACGCCCTCAACTCCTGGCAACTCGTCCGGGAGTTAAAACAACTTACCAACATCCCGGCGGCGGCAAGTTTCAAACACACAAGTCCGGCTGGTGCCGCAATCGGCAAACCGCTCTCCCCGGAACTCAAAAAGTCACTCTTCGTCTTCGACATTGAACTTTCGCCCCTTGCTGCTGCCTATGCCCGCGCCCGTGGTGCCGACCGGATGGCAACCTTTGGCGACTGGGCAGCATTCTCCGACCCTGTTGACATCACCACTGCCCAGCTCTTAGCGGGCGAAGTGTCCGACGGTTGCATCGCACCCGATTACCAACCCGAAGCCCTTGCCATCCTCAAACAAAAGAAAAACGGCAAATACCCTGTGCTGCAGATTGACCCCGATTACAACCCGCCCCCCTTAGAAATCCGTCAACTGTTTGGCATCTACCTTGAACAGGAACGCAACAACGCCCCGATTGACGAAACCCTGCTCCAGAATGTCGTCACCCGGGAAAAAAACATTCCGGAACAAACCAGAATTGACCTTCTCCTTGCCCTCATCACCCTAAAATACACCCAGTCCAACTCGGTCGTCTTAACCTACGATGGCCAGGTTGTCGGTGTCGGCGCCGGTCAACAGTCCCGCATCCATTGCACCCGACTCGCCTGCGCCAAAGCCGACAAATGGTTTTTACGCCTTCACCCCCGAATCCTCAACCTCAAATTCCTCAAAGGCACAACCCGCGCCGAAAAGGCAACCGCCATTGACATTCTCCTTGAAGAAACCGCCACCCCGGAAGAACTCCAGCCCTTCCTTGCGCTCCTTGCCGAACCACCCCAACCATTCACCTGGGAAGAAAAACGCTCCTGGCTCGCAAACTTTTCCGGCATCTGCCTTGGCTCCGACGGCTTCATCCCCTTCCGCGACAACCTTGACCGTGCTGCCCGTTCCAATGTCCGCTATGTCATCCAGCCGGGCGGCTCAACGCGGGACCAAACCATCATCGACGCTGCCGACCAGTACCGGATGGTGATGGTATTCACCAACCTCCGCCTCTTCTACCATTAA
- the nikR gene encoding nickel-responsive transcriptional regulator NikR yields the protein MGKRKEAERFGVSFEPDLLAQFDREIALAGYECRSEALRDLARQWLSQRQLKRGKGPAVGAVAFLFNHERREVSRRLTHLGHKFHAAVVTTVHIHLDEHNCLEVLILRGKAEELQSLADRMRALKGVEQGGLVLLGLSKNKEAEA from the coding sequence ATGGGTAAAAGAAAAGAAGCCGAACGTTTCGGCGTCTCTTTTGAACCGGACCTGCTGGCGCAGTTTGACCGGGAAATTGCCCTTGCCGGTTACGAATGCCGGTCCGAAGCACTGCGCGACCTGGCGCGGCAGTGGCTCTCCCAGCGGCAACTGAAACGGGGTAAAGGTCCGGCAGTGGGTGCGGTCGCCTTTTTATTCAACCACGAGCGCCGTGAGGTATCAAGACGCCTCACCCATCTGGGCCACAAATTCCATGCTGCCGTCGTCACAACTGTCCATATCCACCTTGACGAACACAACTGCCTTGAGGTCCTTATCCTGCGCGGTAAGGCAGAAGAGCTTCAGAGCCTTGCCGACCGGATGCGGGCATTAAAGGGAGTTGAGCAGGGGGGTCTCGTTTTACTGGGATTGTCTAAAAACAAAGAGGCAGAAGCATGA
- a CDS encoding ABC transporter ATP-binding protein: MEWAVVVQNLVRDYGALRAVDGIGFEIKPGEVFGLIGPNGSGKTTTLRVIATLLKPSQGQVEVFGLDVVKKAPAVRRLVSYLPEEAGAYRNLSGIDYLRFMATFYAADTVARDKLVERAVAIADLGRRIQDKVRTYSKGMTRKLLLARTLMSNPKLAILDEPTSGLDVENAMVIRQKIKEFAARGTTILLSSHNMLEVEFLSERVALLRQGRLIALGTPEELKARWAARNLEEVFLKAD, translated from the coding sequence ATGGAATGGGCGGTAGTCGTCCAAAATCTGGTTCGGGACTACGGTGCGTTGCGGGCGGTGGATGGCATTGGGTTTGAGATTAAACCGGGCGAGGTTTTCGGGCTCATCGGTCCGAATGGTTCGGGCAAGACCACGACTTTGCGGGTCATTGCGACCCTGCTGAAACCGAGTCAGGGCCAAGTTGAGGTTTTTGGTCTGGATGTAGTGAAAAAGGCGCCAGCGGTGCGGCGACTGGTGAGTTATCTACCCGAAGAGGCAGGGGCGTATCGGAATCTTTCCGGGATTGACTATTTGCGGTTTATGGCGACATTCTACGCCGCGGATACGGTGGCGCGGGACAAACTGGTAGAACGGGCGGTGGCGATTGCCGATTTGGGGCGCCGGATTCAAGACAAGGTAAGGACTTACTCCAAAGGTATGACGCGGAAACTGCTTTTAGCCCGGACGCTGATGAGTAACCCAAAACTGGCGATTCTTGACGAACCAACATCGGGACTGGATGTTGAGAACGCGATGGTAATTAGACAGAAGATTAAGGAGTTTGCTGCCCGGGGAACAACGATTCTACTGTCCTCGCACAATATGCTGGAGGTTGAGTTTCTTTCCGAGCGAGTTGCGCTTTTGCGTCAGGGGCGGCTCATCGCCCTGGGTACGCCTGAAGAGTTGAAGGCACGCTGGGCGGCACGGAACCTTGAAGAGGTGTTTCTCAAGGCGGATTGA
- a CDS encoding ABC transporter permease codes for MMRIIANLVWKEVRELLTLRTLTPFIAVLVIFLFIGRALRGERTKANAPQPVLVVVPDSSRFADTIIRRLKEENFSVTVTNVTKEQARKQAQQDGFSLLLVLPESLDYRIDRFQPVLIEAYAILKGFSFTQTMRSVKVKAAFARINSELTAYNLKRLIPDIPGENIQNPIQTSEFVILRDRMAAGSAEAVQGMALAQTFIIPLILLMVLLYASQTLAASIGQEKENKTLETLLTVPINRVTIVVGKMLGAVLVAVVFSLMFMLALGYYTTAFAEGVPSRTPDMSIALRLGLTLSPEAIFLLSVTLFLAIVTALALATLLALLSEDARGAQAALTPLMMLCLLPYFFTMFFNIQTLSLPLKILLFLIPFSYPFLIPQAILFGNYPLIIGGLVYMTIFSAVTIFIAARFFSSDLVLTTRLRFRRQR; via the coding sequence ATGATGAGGATAATCGCCAATCTCGTCTGGAAAGAGGTGCGGGAACTTTTAACCTTACGAACCTTGACCCCATTTATTGCGGTGCTGGTGATTTTTCTGTTTATCGGGCGGGCGCTGCGCGGGGAGCGGACAAAGGCAAATGCACCCCAGCCGGTACTGGTTGTTGTCCCGGACTCATCCCGGTTTGCCGATACAATTATCCGCCGGCTGAAAGAGGAAAATTTTTCTGTGACCGTTACCAATGTTACAAAAGAGCAAGCCCGGAAGCAGGCACAACAAGACGGGTTTTCCCTTCTACTCGTGCTGCCCGAAAGCCTTGATTACCGAATTGACCGGTTCCAGCCGGTGCTGATTGAAGCCTACGCCATTTTAAAGGGTTTCTCTTTTACCCAGACGATGCGCAGTGTGAAGGTGAAGGCGGCTTTTGCCCGAATTAATTCCGAACTCACGGCATATAACCTCAAACGGCTTATACCTGATATCCCGGGCGAGAACATACAGAATCCTATCCAGACCAGCGAGTTTGTAATTCTCCGGGACCGGATGGCAGCCGGCAGTGCAGAAGCGGTGCAGGGAATGGCGCTGGCGCAGACCTTTATCATTCCGCTGATTCTTTTGATGGTGCTTTTATATGCCAGTCAAACGCTTGCCGCATCCATCGGTCAAGAAAAGGAGAATAAAACGCTGGAGACACTTCTTACCGTGCCCATCAACCGGGTGACAATCGTCGTCGGCAAGATGCTCGGTGCAGTGTTGGTGGCGGTGGTTTTTTCGCTAATGTTTATGCTGGCACTGGGGTATTATACTACAGCATTTGCCGAAGGGGTACCCAGCCGAACTCCGGATATGTCGATTGCGTTGCGGCTGGGATTGACCTTGAGCCCGGAGGCGATTTTTCTGCTGAGCGTCACTTTGTTTCTGGCGATTGTTACCGCACTTGCCCTGGCAACCTTGCTGGCGCTTCTGTCGGAAGATGCCCGTGGGGCGCAGGCGGCATTGACGCCATTGATGATGCTCTGTCTTTTACCTTACTTCTTCACGATGTTCTTTAACATCCAGACGCTGTCGCTGCCCCTGAAAATTTTGCTCTTTCTCATTCCGTTTTCCTATCCATTTCTGATTCCGCAGGCGATATTGTTCGGCAACTATCCCTTGATAATTGGTGGGCTTGTTTATATGACAATTTTCTCTGCGGTGACGATTTTCATCGCCGCCCGGTTTTTCTCCAGCGACCTGGTTCTTACTACGCGGCTGCGGTTCCGGCGCCAGCGTTAA
- a CDS encoding Omp28-related outer membrane protein, protein MEWHVSSSYPLYSAEGRAKWFMYPPPYNGSYATPWLWVDGRQRGYNYNLWASYVAAQITVPTPVQITVVGSYDQSSRNGTIKALIQNDSTDDITARVSVVITEDSCYYAGPNGDPWHNHVCRDYIPNQSGTVLTIPAGGMDSVEQPFTIASNWNEERCKVVVYAQSTTMVPADSSYPVFQGAEVRVLDLVGVKEEKPARAALHSLRVTPNPCRGRASFQFATTGRAPYEVAVLSSDGRLVERFAGVAEGETSLKLRQSLAGGVYLYRVVVAGKSHTGKLVVYE, encoded by the coding sequence GTGGAGTGGCATGTATCTTCGTCCTATCCGCTTTATTCAGCAGAGGGCAGGGCGAAGTGGTTTATGTACCCACCTCCCTACAATGGTAGTTATGCGACGCCTTGGCTCTGGGTTGATGGACGCCAGCGCGGGTATAACTATAATCTGTGGGCAAGTTATGTTGCAGCGCAGATTACGGTGCCAACACCGGTGCAGATTACAGTGGTTGGCAGTTATGACCAGTCAAGCCGGAATGGCACAATTAAGGCGCTGATTCAGAACGACTCTACCGATGATATCACCGCCCGGGTTTCGGTGGTGATTACCGAGGACTCCTGCTATTATGCAGGACCGAATGGGGACCCGTGGCACAATCATGTTTGTCGGGACTATATCCCGAATCAGTCGGGCACGGTGTTGACGATTCCGGCAGGCGGGATGGATTCGGTTGAGCAGCCGTTTACCATCGCCAGTAACTGGAATGAGGAGAGGTGTAAGGTGGTGGTTTATGCCCAGAGCACAACGATGGTGCCGGCAGATTCGTCTTATCCCGTTTTTCAGGGTGCCGAGGTGCGGGTTCTGGACCTGGTTGGTGTGAAGGAGGAGAAGCCAGCGCGCGCGGCGTTGCACTCGTTGCGAGTGACACCTAATCCTTGCCGGGGCAGGGCAAGTTTTCAGTTTGCAACTACCGGCAGGGCACCTTATGAGGTTGCAGTGTTGTCTTCGGACGGCAGGCTGGTAGAAAGGTTTGCCGGTGTTGCCGAAGGCGAGACCAGTCTGAAGTTGAGGCAAAGCCTTGCCGGTGGGGTGTATCTGTATCGGGTTGTGGTGGCGGGTAAGAGCCACACCGGGAAACTGGTGGTTTACGAATAA
- a CDS encoding MFS transporter — MIDNRARNRLTAAIAAGISSFLTPFMSSSINIALPALSQELHLDAITLGWVANISLLSAGIFLVPFGRLADIAGRKRIFALGLSLYSAASLLGMIARNPELLLIARFLQGMGGAMVFGTGVAILTSVYPPAEKGLALGINTALVYTGLSVGPFLGGIVTQHFTWRAIFALNLPLSLGALLIVLFGLKGEWAEAHGEKFDLIGSLIYGTGLMLLMFGFTLLPKGYAVLLIGTGVLAVFGFVILELKITNPVFPFQLFQGNLIFTFSNLAALINYAATAAVGFLLSLYLQYIKGLTPQSTGLLLVSQPVVMALFSPLAGRFSDRIQPRLIASIGMAISTLGLFLFSFLTATTNLRLLIAGLVLVGLGFALFSAPNTNAVMAAVAARHYGIASATLGTMRLLGQMFSLGLAQMLIALFVGPVRLSTTNHTGLISTVRVAFIIFSVLCGAGIFASLARGKVNAGAGTAAA; from the coding sequence GTGATAGATAACAGGGCGCGCAACCGATTGACTGCCGCCATCGCCGCGGGCATAAGCTCCTTTCTCACGCCCTTTATGAGTTCATCGATAAACATCGCCCTGCCCGCACTTAGTCAAGAGTTGCATCTTGATGCGATTACTCTGGGCTGGGTGGCAAACATCTCCCTTTTGAGTGCCGGTATCTTCCTTGTACCCTTTGGCAGACTGGCAGACATAGCTGGTCGCAAACGCATCTTTGCCCTTGGCTTGAGTTTGTACTCAGCGGCTTCCCTTCTCGGTATGATTGCCCGTAACCCCGAGCTTTTACTCATTGCCCGATTCCTCCAAGGAATGGGTGGGGCGATGGTTTTTGGAACCGGCGTTGCCATTCTCACTTCGGTTTATCCCCCGGCGGAAAAAGGTCTCGCCCTCGGCATCAACACCGCGCTGGTTTATACCGGTCTTTCTGTTGGCCCATTTCTCGGCGGAATAGTTACCCAGCACTTTACCTGGCGGGCAATATTTGCCCTGAATTTACCCTTGAGCCTTGGCGCCCTACTTATCGTCCTGTTCGGTCTTAAGGGTGAATGGGCAGAAGCGCACGGAGAAAAGTTTGACCTGATTGGCTCCTTGATTTACGGAACCGGGCTTATGCTCTTGATGTTCGGATTCACCCTTTTGCCCAAAGGTTATGCGGTGCTGTTGATCGGCACCGGAGTATTGGCTGTGTTCGGATTCGTAATTTTGGAACTGAAAATAACAAATCCGGTTTTCCCGTTTCAGCTTTTTCAGGGTAATTTAATTTTCACATTCTCCAACCTTGCCGCCCTCATCAACTACGCCGCGACCGCCGCCGTCGGTTTCCTCTTGAGCCTGTATCTCCAGTATATCAAAGGGCTAACTCCTCAATCAACCGGCCTTTTACTTGTGAGCCAGCCGGTGGTAATGGCGCTATTCTCGCCCCTTGCGGGCCGATTTTCTGACCGAATTCAACCCCGGCTCATCGCCTCAATCGGAATGGCGATTTCAACGCTCGGTTTATTTCTCTTCTCATTCTTAACCGCAACAACCAATTTGCGACTTCTTATTGCCGGACTGGTTCTCGTTGGGTTGGGCTTTGCTCTGTTCTCGGCGCCCAATACCAATGCGGTGATGGCTGCAGTTGCCGCCCGGCATTACGGCATCGCCTCAGCAACTCTGGGCACGATGCGGCTTTTAGGTCAAATGTTCTCGCTCGGCCTGGCACAGATGCTCATCGCCCTGTTTGTCGGTCCAGTCCGGTTAAGTACTACCAATCATACCGGACTAATTTCAACTGTCCGGGTTGCGTTCATCATCTTCAGTGTACTGTGCGGGGCGGGGATTTTTGCCTCTCTCGCCCGGGGTAAGGTTAACGCTGGCGCCGGAACCGCAGCCGCGTAG